A DNA window from Undibacterium sp. YM2 contains the following coding sequences:
- the rpoS gene encoding RNA polymerase sigma factor RpoS, which produces MHNNLSTYKLENSSASDEPDMSPDGADGDAHPASDAVDMDDAADLAQEGRDEQSEDPAALIVAPIDELKNVLAAELSTDTTQYYLNQIGTRPLFASAEELHYATLAKQGNFEARQKMIEHNLRLVVSIAKHYINRGVALLDMIEEGNLGLMHAIDKFEPERGFRFSTYATWWIRQSIERAIMNQARTIRLPVHMVRELNQILRAKYHLESQRRDGRDAALEDIALLVDRPVDEVQDILTLSEHATSLDTPLDNDPQSSLMDMLPGDSDDAPDIRAEQHEMTILVRDWLSKLPDKQRIVIVRRFGLDNDDPATLETLADEMGITRERVRQIQQEALIKLKRSFASRGVGRDSVL; this is translated from the coding sequence ATGCATAACAATTTAAGCACCTACAAGTTGGAAAATTCTTCCGCTAGCGATGAGCCGGATATGTCGCCGGACGGCGCTGATGGTGATGCGCATCCTGCCTCGGATGCTGTGGATATGGATGATGCGGCTGATCTGGCGCAGGAGGGGCGGGACGAGCAAAGTGAAGATCCTGCGGCGCTCATTGTTGCCCCTATTGATGAGCTGAAAAACGTACTTGCTGCCGAGCTTTCTACAGATACCACACAATACTATTTGAATCAGATAGGTACGCGGCCATTGTTTGCCTCTGCTGAAGAGCTGCATTATGCGACTCTGGCCAAGCAAGGTAATTTTGAGGCCAGGCAAAAAATGATAGAGCACAACCTGCGCCTGGTTGTGTCGATTGCCAAACACTATATCAACCGTGGCGTTGCTTTGCTCGACATGATAGAAGAGGGTAATCTGGGCCTGATGCATGCCATCGATAAATTCGAGCCCGAACGCGGCTTTCGTTTTTCGACCTACGCAACATGGTGGATACGCCAGAGTATAGAGCGCGCCATCATGAACCAGGCCAGGACCATACGTCTGCCTGTGCACATGGTGCGTGAACTGAACCAGATACTGCGGGCCAAGTACCATCTTGAATCGCAAAGGCGCGATGGGAGGGATGCGGCACTGGAAGATATTGCCCTGCTGGTCGACAGGCCAGTTGATGAAGTGCAGGATATTCTGACGCTGTCCGAGCATGCCACCTCCCTGGATACGCCGCTGGATAATGATCCCCAGTCCAGTCTCATGGATATGTTGCCAGGTGATAGTGATGATGCGCCAGACATTCGTGCCGAGCAGCATGAAATGACGATCCTGGTCAGGGACTGGCTGTCAAAATTGCCTGACAAGCAACGTATCGTCATAGTGCGCCGCTTTGGACTTGATAATGATGATCCGGCAACTCTGGAAACCCTGGCCGATGAAATGGGGATCACCCGTGAACGTGTGCGTCAGATACAGCAGGAGGCTTTGATCAAACTAAAGCGTTCGTTTGCTTCACGTGGCGTGGGTCGTGACTCTGTGCTTTAG
- a CDS encoding NADPH:quinone oxidoreductase family protein translates to MKAVVCKEWGLPDTLVIEDLPDMVPAPGQVAINVKAAGVNFPDVLIIQNKYQFKPELPFTPGSELSGIVYAVGEGVSHIKAGDKVIAFIGNGAFAQQVVAPANAVMPMPPDMDFDVAAAITLTYGTSHHAVVDRAQLKAGETMLVLGAAGGVGLAAIEIGKALGARVIAAASTDEKLDICKQHGADVTINYSNQDLREAIKAATDGKGPDVIYDPVGGIYAEPAFRSIGWRGRYLVVGFANGEIPKLPLNLTLLKGASLVGVFWGEFAKREPKANLAAMRELMGWLHEGKIKPHISGRYALKDTPAALNDLAARKVTGKIVIQPEK, encoded by the coding sequence ATGAAAGCTGTTGTTTGCAAGGAGTGGGGATTGCCAGACACTTTGGTGATAGAAGATTTACCAGATATGGTGCCAGCACCTGGCCAGGTGGCCATCAATGTCAAGGCAGCAGGCGTCAACTTCCCTGACGTATTGATCATACAAAACAAGTACCAGTTCAAACCTGAACTGCCATTTACGCCAGGCAGCGAATTGTCCGGGATAGTCTATGCCGTTGGCGAAGGTGTCAGCCATATCAAGGCTGGCGACAAGGTGATTGCCTTTATTGGTAATGGTGCGTTTGCACAACAGGTCGTTGCCCCTGCCAATGCCGTCATGCCCATGCCACCAGACATGGACTTTGACGTTGCAGCAGCGATCACCCTGACTTATGGTACCTCCCATCACGCAGTGGTAGATCGTGCCCAGTTAAAAGCTGGTGAAACCATGCTGGTATTGGGCGCTGCCGGTGGCGTCGGACTTGCAGCCATAGAAATTGGCAAGGCTCTGGGTGCCCGTGTCATTGCAGCAGCATCGACCGATGAAAAACTCGATATCTGCAAGCAGCATGGTGCCGATGTCACGATCAACTATAGCAATCAGGATTTACGCGAAGCCATCAAGGCCGCTACCGATGGCAAAGGCCCGGATGTGATTTATGACCCGGTCGGTGGCATTTACGCAGAACCAGCTTTCCGCTCGATAGGCTGGCGCGGTCGCTATCTGGTGGTAGGTTTTGCCAATGGCGAAATACCCAAGCTGCCATTGAATCTGACCCTGCTGAAAGGCGCTTCTCTGGTTGGTGTTTTCTGGGGTGAGTTTGCCAAGCGTGAGCCTAAAGCCAACCTGGCTGCCATGCGTGAGCTGATGGGCTGGCTGCATGAAGGAAAAATAAAGCCACATATCTCTGGCCGCTATGCACTCAAAGACACACCAGCAGCCCTGAACGACCTGGCAGCCCGCAAAGTAACTGGCAAGATAGTCATACAACCTGAGAAATAA
- the rlmD gene encoding 23S rRNA (uracil(1939)-C(5))-methyltransferase RlmD: MNTIEIRSLDMDARGVGNLQNEDGSTGKVVFVDGALPGELVEFSTYKKKASWEAATMMSLVRESSQRVEPKCEFFGTCGGCSMQHLDASAQVAMKQRVLEDNLWHIGKVKSEIMLRPIIGPTWGYRYRARLSVRHVIKKGTVLVGFHEKKSRYVANMETCDILPAHVSAMLMPLRGLVASLSIVEALPQIELAIGEGVTAMVLRIMAPLTKEDEVKLKAFADQYQVQWWLQTKGPETATPYYPATSELHYLLPEFGVKMPFKPTDFTQVNHHINRVLVARALRMLDVQKDERIADLFCGLGNFTLPIATLAREVVGIEGSDTLTERALENAKHNGLAAKTSFSTRNLFEVTAQDFVKLGKFDRFLIDPPRDGAMAVCQALIDLGDIAPELKPKRLVYVSCSPSTLARDAGMLVNQAGYRLSSAGVINMFPHTSHVESMAVFDLI; the protein is encoded by the coding sequence ATGAATACAATAGAAATTCGCTCTTTGGATATGGACGCACGTGGCGTCGGTAACTTGCAAAATGAAGATGGTTCCACTGGTAAGGTGGTGTTTGTTGATGGTGCGCTGCCAGGTGAGTTGGTTGAGTTTAGTACCTACAAAAAGAAGGCCAGTTGGGAAGCTGCAACCATGATGAGCCTGGTACGCGAATCTTCGCAAAGGGTGGAGCCTAAATGTGAATTTTTTGGCACTTGCGGCGGTTGTTCCATGCAGCATCTGGATGCCAGCGCCCAGGTTGCCATGAAGCAGCGTGTGCTGGAAGACAACCTCTGGCATATTGGAAAGGTCAAATCCGAAATCATGCTCCGGCCCATCATAGGTCCGACCTGGGGTTACCGCTACCGCGCACGTCTGTCTGTGCGCCATGTGATCAAAAAGGGCACGGTACTTGTTGGTTTTCATGAGAAAAAATCGCGTTATGTCGCGAATATGGAAACCTGTGACATCTTGCCTGCGCATGTGTCCGCCATGCTAATGCCTTTGCGTGGCCTGGTGGCTTCGCTGTCCATAGTTGAAGCCTTGCCGCAAATTGAACTGGCAATAGGTGAGGGTGTGACTGCCATGGTATTGCGCATCATGGCACCATTGACCAAAGAAGATGAAGTGAAGTTGAAGGCATTTGCTGATCAATATCAGGTGCAATGGTGGTTGCAAACCAAGGGGCCGGAAACAGCCACGCCATACTACCCTGCGACTAGCGAATTGCATTATCTGTTGCCAGAATTTGGCGTCAAAATGCCGTTCAAGCCCACTGATTTCACTCAGGTGAACCATCATATCAACCGGGTACTGGTCGCACGCGCCTTGCGCATGCTGGATGTGCAAAAAGATGAGCGTATCGCTGATCTGTTCTGCGGTCTGGGCAATTTCACCCTGCCTATCGCCACGCTGGCAAGAGAGGTTGTGGGTATAGAGGGTAGTGATACTTTGACTGAGCGTGCTCTGGAAAATGCAAAACACAATGGTCTGGCGGCCAAGACCTCGTTCAGTACGCGCAATCTGTTTGAGGTGACGGCACAAGACTTCGTCAAGCTTGGTAAATTTGATCGTTTCCTGATCGATCCGCCTCGCGATGGCGCCATGGCTGTCTGTCAGGCTTTGATTGATCTGGGTGATATCGCGCCTGAATTAAAGCCCAAGCGTCTGGTCTATGTTTCATGCAGCCCTTCCACCCTGGCCAGGGATGCTGGCATGCTGGTGAATCAGGCTGGTTATCGTCTTAGCAGTGCTGGCGTCATTAACATGTTCCCGCATACCTCTCACGTGGAATCCATGGCAGTTTTTGATCTGATCTAG
- a CDS encoding protein-L-isoaspartate(D-aspartate) O-methyltransferase, whose product MTTKDKRFPLPLSSVVNQKDKAGGGAVRHTAMPQTAMRNAAHHLSGVAAAKAAKPQQLNVPQGAAGSSAGLSPSLLSGPLVSEGVRRAMVARVAQQGVKDATVLAALQAVPRHLFLESGMASQAYVDASLPIGHHQTISQPYIVARMLEIMRNGGKLERVLEIGTGCGYQAAVLSVMVKEVYSIERIKALHELAKSNLRPMRIANIRLLYGDGMQGLPGEAPFDGIILAAAGMEVPQALLKQLRVGGRLVAPVGGRNQVLQLIERVSNYEWKSSVLESCHFVPLHPGVI is encoded by the coding sequence ATGACAACCAAGGATAAGCGCTTTCCTTTGCCCTTGTCTTCTGTGGTCAATCAAAAAGACAAGGCCGGTGGTGGGGCAGTGCGGCATACCGCGATGCCGCAAACTGCCATGCGCAATGCCGCCCACCATTTAAGTGGTGTGGCTGCAGCGAAAGCTGCAAAACCCCAGCAATTGAATGTACCGCAGGGGGCTGCAGGTTCTTCCGCAGGTTTGTCGCCTTCTTTATTGTCTGGCCCCTTGGTGTCTGAAGGCGTAAGGCGTGCCATGGTCGCACGGGTTGCGCAACAAGGGGTCAAGGATGCGACTGTGCTGGCAGCTTTGCAAGCCGTGCCCAGACATTTGTTTCTGGAATCTGGCATGGCCAGCCAGGCCTATGTGGATGCCTCCCTGCCCATAGGCCATCACCAGACCATTTCGCAACCGTATATTGTGGCCCGTATGCTGGAAATCATGCGTAATGGTGGCAAATTGGAGCGTGTACTTGAGATTGGTACTGGCTGCGGCTACCAGGCAGCCGTCCTGTCTGTGATGGTCAAAGAGGTATATTCCATAGAGCGTATCAAGGCCTTGCATGAACTGGCCAAAAGCAATCTGCGTCCCATGCGTATCGCTAATATCCGGCTTTTATATGGCGATGGCATGCAGGGTTTGCCGGGCGAGGCCCCTTTTGACGGTATCATATTGGCAGCAGCGGGAATGGAAGTGCCACAGGCCCTGTTAAAACAGTTGCGGGTAGGTGGCAGGTTGGTTGCACCTGTGGGTGGGCGTAATCAGGTGTTGCAATTGATAGAGCGTGTATCCAATTATGAATGGAAGAGTTCTGTGCTCGAATCCTGCCATTTTGTGCCTTTGCATCCCGGCGTAATTTAG
- the rlmN gene encoding 23S rRNA (adenine(2503)-C(2))-methyltransferase RlmN, whose protein sequence is MMTVLTNLLDLDPAQLVAYCGDLGEKPFRAKQLQRWIHQFGASSFDEMTDLAKSLREKLATRAMIAAPTVISDHTSTDGTRKWLVDVGQGNAVETVFIPEENRGTLCISTQAGCAVNCRFCSTGKQGFNRNLSVGEIIGQLWMAEFELRKTKGIAPGPKGERQITNVVMMGMGEPLLNFEPTVTALRLMLDDNAYGLSRRRVTLSTSGVVPMIDKLSQECPVALAVSLHASNDTLRDSLIPLNKKHPLKELMAACKRYLEFAPRDFVTFEYCMLDGVNDTDAHARELIELVRDVPCKFNLIPFNPFPESGLKRSANPRIKAFAQILLDAGLVTTTRKTRGDDIDAACGQLAGEVQDRTRVQERMQKMAEYQKKFGENFGKIVEITQ, encoded by the coding sequence ATCATGACGGTACTCACAAATTTATTGGATCTGGATCCAGCACAGCTCGTCGCATATTGCGGTGACTTGGGTGAGAAGCCGTTTCGTGCCAAGCAATTGCAACGCTGGATACACCAGTTTGGTGCCAGTTCGTTTGATGAAATGACAGACCTCGCGAAATCCCTGCGCGAGAAGCTCGCTACGCGGGCGATGATTGCCGCACCCACCGTGATCAGTGACCATACTTCTACAGATGGCACGAGAAAATGGCTGGTTGATGTCGGCCAGGGTAATGCTGTAGAAACTGTATTTATCCCTGAAGAAAACCGTGGCACCCTGTGTATTTCTACCCAGGCTGGTTGTGCGGTGAATTGCCGTTTCTGTTCTACCGGCAAGCAGGGTTTTAACCGCAACCTGAGCGTAGGCGAAATCATAGGCCAGCTCTGGATGGCAGAATTTGAATTGCGCAAGACCAAAGGTATTGCACCTGGACCTAAAGGTGAGCGTCAGATCACCAATGTGGTCATGATGGGAATGGGTGAGCCTTTGCTGAATTTTGAACCAACTGTGACAGCCTTGCGTCTCATGCTCGATGATAATGCTTATGGCTTGTCGCGTCGCCGCGTGACGCTGTCTACCAGTGGTGTGGTTCCCATGATAGACAAGTTGTCGCAAGAATGTCCGGTGGCACTGGCGGTGTCCCTGCATGCATCGAATGATACTTTGCGTGACAGCCTGATACCACTGAACAAAAAGCATCCATTGAAAGAGTTGATGGCAGCCTGCAAGCGCTACCTGGAGTTTGCGCCGCGCGACTTTGTCACGTTTGAATATTGCATGCTGGATGGTGTCAATGATACTGATGCACATGCACGGGAGTTGATCGAGCTGGTGCGTGATGTGCCGTGCAAGTTCAATCTGATTCCTTTTAATCCTTTCCCGGAATCTGGCCTGAAAAGATCAGCGAATCCGCGTATCAAGGCATTTGCCCAGATTTTGCTCGACGCAGGCTTGGTAACAACCACCCGTAAAACCCGTGGCGATGATATCGATGCGGCTTGTGGTCAACTGGCTGGTGAAGTGCAGGACAGAACGCGTGTGCAAGAGCGCATGCAAAAAATGGCGGAATATCAAAAGAAGTTTGGCGAAAATTTTGGCAAGATCGTGGAGATCACTCAGTGA
- the ndk gene encoding nucleoside-diphosphate kinase: protein MAIERTLSIIKPDAVAKNVIGQIYSRFEGAGLKVVAARMAQLSRAEAEGFYAVHSARPFFKDLVDFMISGPVMIQVLEGEGAILKNRDLMGATDPKKAEAGTIRADFADSIDANAVHGSDAPETAAVEIAYYFPALNVYSR, encoded by the coding sequence ATGGCTATCGAACGTACATTGTCTATTATTAAGCCTGATGCAGTTGCAAAAAACGTCATCGGTCAAATTTACAGCCGCTTTGAAGGCGCTGGCCTGAAAGTAGTTGCTGCCCGTATGGCGCAGTTGTCCCGTGCTGAAGCTGAAGGTTTCTACGCTGTTCACAGCGCACGTCCTTTCTTCAAGGATCTGGTTGATTTCATGATCTCCGGTCCAGTGATGATCCAAGTTCTGGAAGGCGAAGGCGCCATTTTGAAAAACCGCGACCTGATGGGCGCGACAGATCCTAAGAAAGCAGAAGCTGGCACAATCCGCGCTGATTTCGCTGACTCTATCGATGCTAACGCTGTTCACGGTTCTGATGCTCCAGAAACAGCTGCTGTGGAAATTGCTTACTACTTCCCAGCGTTGAACGTTTATTCCCGTTAA
- a CDS encoding HD-GYP domain-containing protein yields MLKKIEVAQLRVGMYVQELCSSWIDTPFWQKSFLLGEIEELKKIQATKIRHAWIDVSKGLDVLPEAVEKTAAEPEPAPQPEPAPEPLPEPAPSPRQITSVSMDDELGRASAIVSKSKQAVFSMFSEARMGKAVDVGNAQTMVEEIADSVMRNPGALIGLARLKTKDDYTYMHSIAVCALMVALAKQLGLSEEATREAGLAGLLHDIGKMMVDADILNKPGKLTDAEFVSVKEHPVAGYKMLKEAKGVSAIALDVCLHHHEKIDGTGYPRRLKGDEISLYARMGAVCDVYDAITSDRPYKQGWCPAESLRKMAEWSSGHFDEKVFQAFVKSIGIYPVGTMVKLESGRLAVVVEQQVGKSLLLPKVRVFFSVKSMAYIAPELIDLSRPGMNDKIASREDAAKWGIKDINRYWLGEAANNR; encoded by the coding sequence ATGTTGAAGAAAATTGAAGTCGCTCAACTGAGGGTTGGCATGTATGTGCAGGAACTGTGCAGTTCCTGGATAGATACGCCATTCTGGCAAAAGTCTTTCTTGCTTGGAGAAATTGAAGAATTAAAAAAAATCCAGGCAACCAAAATCCGTCATGCCTGGATTGATGTCAGCAAGGGCCTTGATGTCCTGCCCGAGGCGGTAGAAAAAACGGCTGCCGAACCTGAGCCAGCGCCACAACCCGAGCCTGCGCCAGAACCGCTGCCAGAGCCTGCTCCATCACCGCGCCAGATTACCTCAGTCTCCATGGATGACGAACTGGGGCGTGCTTCTGCCATTGTCAGCAAATCCAAGCAAGCCGTGTTCAGCATGTTCAGTGAAGCCCGCATGGGCAAGGCGGTAGACGTCGGTAATGCCCAGACCATGGTGGAAGAAATTGCTGATTCCGTCATGCGCAATCCTGGTGCCCTGATAGGTTTGGCCAGACTCAAGACCAAGGATGATTACACCTATATGCATTCGATTGCCGTATGCGCACTAATGGTGGCATTGGCCAAGCAGCTGGGCTTGTCTGAAGAGGCAACCAGGGAAGCCGGTCTGGCTGGCTTGTTGCACGATATAGGCAAGATGATGGTGGATGCTGATATTTTGAACAAGCCAGGAAAATTGACAGATGCTGAATTTGTCTCCGTCAAGGAACATCCTGTAGCTGGATACAAAATGTTGAAAGAGGCCAAGGGTGTCAGTGCAATTGCCCTGGATGTATGCCTGCATCATCATGAAAAAATTGATGGTACCGGTTACCCAAGGCGTCTGAAGGGAGATGAGATCAGTTTGTACGCACGTATGGGGGCTGTATGCGATGTGTATGACGCGATTACTTCAGATCGTCCCTATAAACAAGGCTGGTGCCCTGCTGAATCATTGCGCAAAATGGCTGAGTGGAGTAGCGGTCATTTTGATGAAAAAGTATTTCAGGCTTTTGTCAAAAGTATAGGTATTTATCCTGTGGGTACAATGGTCAAGCTGGAGTCTGGCAGGCTGGCTGTCGTCGTTGAGCAACAGGTTGGAAAATCCCTGTTATTGCCAAAGGTCAGAGTATTCTTTTCTGTTAAATCTATGGCCTACATTGCTCCAGAACTGATTGACTTGTCACGTCCGGGAATGAACGACAAGATCGCCTCACGTGAAGATGCTGCCAAATGGGGTATCAAGGACATCAATCGTTATTGGCTCGGTGAGGCTGCCAACAACCGCTAA
- the surE gene encoding 5'/3'-nucleotidase SurE, translating to MKILISNDDGYLAPGIVALAEAMASIAEITVVAPDSNRSGASNALTLDRPLSVQRASNGFYFVNGTPSDCVHIALTAIMKEKPDLIVSGINQGQNMGDDTLYSGTVAAATEGFLFGIPAIAFSQTEKGWTHLDAAARIALDMVKRGFSDLARPFLLNVNIPNLPFEDIKGVRKARLGKRHTSEPVIHMTDPHGRDIYWIGPPGAARDASVGTDFDTTARHFVSVTPLQIDLTNTRQLADLDMDFA from the coding sequence ATGAAAATTCTGATCAGTAATGATGATGGTTATCTGGCTCCTGGCATCGTGGCGCTCGCTGAGGCCATGGCATCAATTGCCGAGATTACCGTGGTGGCTCCCGACAGTAACCGTTCCGGGGCATCGAATGCCTTGACCCTGGACCGGCCCTTGAGTGTGCAACGAGCCAGCAATGGTTTTTACTTTGTGAATGGTACTCCTTCTGACTGCGTGCACATCGCCCTGACCGCCATCATGAAAGAAAAACCTGACCTGATCGTTTCTGGTATCAATCAGGGGCAGAATATGGGGGACGATACTTTGTATTCTGGTACCGTAGCCGCAGCGACTGAAGGATTTTTGTTTGGTATCCCGGCAATTGCCTTTTCGCAAACTGAAAAAGGCTGGACGCACCTGGATGCGGCAGCACGCATTGCGCTGGATATGGTGAAGCGTGGTTTCTCAGACTTGGCCAGACCGTTCCTGCTGAATGTGAATATTCCTAATCTGCCGTTTGAAGACATCAAGGGAGTGCGCAAGGCGCGCCTGGGTAAGCGTCATACTTCTGAGCCTGTCATCCACATGACTGATCCGCACGGTCGGGATATTTACTGGATAGGCCCGCCAGGAGCAGCACGGGATGCCAGCGTGGGGACGGATTTTGATACGACGGCCAGGCATTTTGTGTCGGTAACACCTTTACAAATAGATTTGACGAATACCCGCCAGTTGGCTGACCTGGATATGGATTTTGCATGA
- the pilW gene encoding type IV pilus biogenesis/stability protein PilW produces MKISQMRQCFLSGVLVVLALSLSACASKSLEGDRPDQNMSAEKQDARKRASIRMELAVGYYQQGQQKVALEEIRQALLISPDLVDAFSLRALIFMDMGEKQLAEDNFQHALKLAPGNSDIGNNYGWFLCMNGREKQGLVYLENAVKDPAYNAPAKALNNAGLCSLRIKDTLAAERYFMQGLREDAGNPQINANLADVLYKRGEYKQAKFYIGRVLKLDVLAANVFWLAIKIEKKLGDEAAVNSLATQLRRRHPNSAEFSLYQRGVFDE; encoded by the coding sequence GTGAAAATTTCTCAAATGCGTCAATGTTTTTTGAGTGGAGTGCTGGTGGTGCTGGCACTTTCTTTGTCAGCATGTGCATCCAAGAGCCTGGAGGGTGACAGGCCAGATCAAAACATGTCTGCTGAAAAGCAGGATGCGCGAAAACGTGCCTCCATACGCATGGAGCTGGCGGTCGGTTATTATCAGCAGGGGCAGCAGAAGGTTGCTCTTGAAGAGATTCGTCAGGCGTTATTGATTTCTCCTGATCTGGTTGATGCTTTCAGCCTGCGGGCACTTATCTTCATGGATATGGGTGAGAAGCAACTGGCCGAAGATAATTTCCAGCATGCACTGAAACTCGCACCAGGTAATAGTGATATTGGCAATAATTATGGCTGGTTCTTGTGTATGAATGGCCGCGAAAAACAAGGGCTTGTGTATCTTGAGAACGCTGTCAAGGATCCCGCCTATAATGCGCCAGCCAAGGCTTTGAATAATGCTGGATTGTGCAGTTTGCGTATCAAGGATACGCTTGCTGCAGAACGCTATTTCATGCAGGGGCTGCGTGAAGATGCTGGCAATCCGCAAATCAATGCGAATCTGGCCGATGTGCTTTACAAACGCGGTGAATACAAGCAGGCGAAGTTTTATATTGGCCGTGTACTCAAGTTGGACGTGTTGGCAGCAAATGTATTTTGGCTTGCCATCAAAATTGAAAAAAAATTGGGTGATGAGGCTGCGGTAAATAGTCTGGCTACGCAACTGCGTCGCCGCCATCCAAATTCAGCAGAATTTTCTCTGTATCAACGTGGAGTGTTTGATGAGTGA
- a CDS encoding peptidoglycan DD-metalloendopeptidase family protein, producing MKKIQQILQTGLSITVLAVMTACTTNVQNKAPVVERGFDPRPVDPPPVVEVVKPVVKAPDNTRGTYVVKRGDGLYRIALDHGQSYSDLVAWNDLKNPNDIKVGQVLRVAPPDAAQGAQTTGVAPNAGIEVKPLPVNAATNKTSPRGDKRPYSEANLAELQKADATVVASVAPTVPVIKSETSVPVKAAEPVTSETESVDWMWPADGKVLATFDDVKNKGFDIAGKMGQDVLSAGAGKVLYAGSGIRGYGNLVIIKHTSTLLSAYAHNKSILVKEGQSISKGQKIAEMGNSDSDTVKLHFEIRVQGKPVDPARYLPAR from the coding sequence ATGAAGAAAATACAGCAAATACTACAAACTGGTTTATCCATAACAGTCTTGGCGGTCATGACTGCATGTACCACCAATGTCCAGAATAAGGCGCCAGTTGTGGAGAGGGGCTTTGATCCCAGGCCAGTTGATCCTCCTCCTGTCGTTGAGGTTGTCAAGCCAGTGGTGAAGGCTCCCGATAATACGCGCGGTACCTATGTGGTCAAGCGTGGTGATGGTCTGTACAGAATCGCACTTGATCATGGGCAAAGCTATAGTGACCTGGTTGCCTGGAATGACTTGAAAAACCCGAACGACATCAAAGTGGGGCAGGTTCTGCGGGTTGCGCCACCGGACGCTGCCCAGGGGGCGCAAACTACGGGTGTGGCACCAAATGCCGGAATTGAAGTCAAACCTTTGCCAGTGAACGCAGCTACCAACAAAACCAGCCCGCGCGGCGACAAGCGGCCATATTCAGAGGCTAACCTCGCTGAATTGCAGAAGGCAGATGCCACGGTAGTCGCCTCGGTTGCGCCGACAGTGCCAGTCATTAAGTCTGAAACTTCTGTGCCAGTCAAAGCAGCAGAACCTGTTACGTCTGAAACTGAAAGTGTGGATTGGATGTGGCCGGCTGACGGTAAAGTCCTGGCGACATTTGACGATGTTAAGAATAAAGGCTTCGATATCGCTGGCAAAATGGGGCAGGATGTATTGTCCGCTGGTGCCGGTAAAGTTTTGTACGCAGGTAGTGGCATCCGTGGTTATGGTAATCTGGTGATTATCAAGCATACCAGCACCTTGCTGTCAGCCTATGCGCATAACAAATCCATACTCGTCAAGGAAGGGCAGAGCATAAGCAAAGGGCAAAAAATTGCTGAAATGGGAAATTCTGACAGTGATACTGTGAAGCTGCATTTTGAGATCAGGGTGCAGGGTAAGCCGGTTGATCCGGCAAGATATCTGCCAGCCCGCTAG